AAGGATGAAAATCTTAATGCCAATGTCCATCTTCTTTCTTATTGTTGGTGTGGTGATCTCATCCGGGCTGCATTTTCGTCAGGTATGACCCTTTCCTCCTAACATTACACTATGATCTCTTGAGCAACCTGTTCTGAATAATATCCCCGATGTCTAACATTCGATAGAAACCGAAAGTCTATTTGTTTCTAAGTCAAACCAATTTGTTGATTTGAAGCAAGGGGTTTAGATGTTGTCAACATACACGCAAATGAACTCAGCTTTCAAGAATCTGTGTCCACGGGTGAAATCATTATGGAAGTGCAGTCTCCAATCGACAAGATTGAAGCTTTCAATAAAATCATACAAGGCTGTAGCGATGACAAAAGGAACTTAACTGTTTACATCGGGGACTCGGTTGGCGATTTGCTTTGCCTACTGAAAGCAGATATAGGTATAGTGATTGGATCGAGTTCAAGCCTAAGAACAGTGGGGGCTCATTATGGAGTTTCGTTTGTGCCATTGTTCCCTGGTTTGGTTAAGAAACAGAAGGAATATGGTGCTGATGGAAGCTGTTGTATTTGGAAGGGCCAATCAGGCATTCTTTACACTGCCTCTGGTTGGGATGACATTCATGCCTTATTTTTTGGACATTAGagatttttttgtaaattttgggTTGGAAAGGCGTCATTTTCCATGTTAGTTAGGATTCTATGTTACTCTGACTTGGGTGCATCTTCAATTTTTCGGGTTCTTTCACAGGTTATTTTTCATGTATTGTGAGTGTTGTTGAAAATGTGTCGGATATAGAGTGAGAGTAGGATCATTTTTTACAGAGAGGGGCAAAGGGGGGCAGCAACCCAAAGAAACCCTTTTTGATATGTTTGGGCGGCTGGCCCCTGTTGAAATCTTCAACAGAAAACTTTTTGACAATATTACTGTAATCACCATATATGtgaataaagttttttttttttacattttggtCCCACTGAAATTTATTTACTTTCTCACAGTGTGTTTGAATTATAAGAAAGATGTGAATGAATCAATAAATTCCATTAAAAACTTGAATGATGCTACCACGTCTTAAGAATTAAATGAAAACAGCTAAATGTAACATTTCGAGGCTTCTTTTCTTTGacaatctatacatatatatataaacattatatatatattggagttgatgatttttttttctttacaatataaaattaaaaaatcataatcTGTTGTTctccatatatatatgtaatagctgaattaaaatcTTTTCAGAGAAATTTCAAGCAACAGATTTGGTATTAATATCATTTATAGAGCCCAAATGGCAGATTTTATTATTGTTGCCATCGCCACTGCCATTGTTTCCATTGCTACGTTTCTTCTTACTTCCAAAATTAATCGATATTTCGAATTGGAAAGTATTACCGAAACATGAAAACAATTTGATACCACGACCGCTTCTTTTCTTCCTCGATCTCCTCCTCGATTTCACGGCCTGAGGTGGGATTTCCGACCGCCACCTCTCTAATTTCTTCGATAGTTCTTCTTCCCTTTCTTTCTTAGTCCATTCCGATATCTTACTCGTTTCTTTCGTCTCCGGTTGGTTGTTTCCCGGCGGTTGATACAACCCTTTGGCAATAGCTGCCGCCACAACCGAAGCTGAAGGTCCGACGTCGGAATTACAAAGCGAGTCACCATTCACCATGCTTCCGCCATTGCATTTAACCTCGGAACCACTGGAACCTGAACCGCATTTAAAAATGGAACCTTGAGGCCTTTTCTCATAGTTTTCCTCCGCTGTTAACTCGGAGCTTATGTTGGCATTTGTCTCATGATTCTCATGGACACTGCCGCCGCCGCCGTGGATTGTTGGTTCTGGCTTTGGGTCTTCTACCTGAGGGGTGCTTCGCATTGAACTATCAACGAGGGCAACCTCCATTTTAAGAATCCCTTGAGGGCGGCCAGAGGGGCGGCGGATTTGAAGCGTGACGGTTCTCCTGGCTGAGTCATTGCTTTTGGCGTCGGCAACGGATCGCAAATGGAAAATATCGTTAATCAAAACATTAACGGATCCAACCAAAGCATCTTTAACCCACGCTGCGGCGTAGATCTCAACGGCGATCGTCGCATCCTCGGAGTTTAAGAACTTCTCGTCGACTTTGAACTTGAAAGGGTCGTTCCAAATCGGGTCAGTTCCGCCTTTCTGGTCGACTCCGGTGGAAAGCTTCTCGTCGGGTTTGACCCAAACCACCGCATAGGTTTTCATGTTTTTGGAGACCGGAGTAAGGTCTTCGGCTGAAACGAGGTTAATCTCAAGAACCCGGGAATGAGTAGAAGGAGGAGCAGGAGGATCCATGGTGGTGGTTGAGACACGGCGGAGTGCCACCTCAAAGTCGGCCTAAGTCACCAACAACAATCTACGCATGCATGAAAGACAAATGCATGCAAAGCAACGAACATGGGGAATAAAATACGGGGAATAGTTTTTGGGGCGAAATTAATGGAAGGAAAGTTTGTTAATTTGGCATCATTTTAATTACAccgttacttttttttttttttaattttattttttaattaattaacttgtTCTATTGTTTAAGTACATTAATTAAGCTTAAATTATTATAACTCTGGTTTGAATTCAAGTCAAAACTCATAATTTAACTGTATTTCGTTCAACTAGTTTGCTGTAAATTTGCTAAATCTATCCAACTTTCCTTTTATATATTTATCCTATATTTAAGATTTTcggtaaattaaatattaatttaattacaaaatgtaaaataatttatttcattctctaactttataaaaaaattaatcatcCATTTaacttttgtattttttatttttaaataaaatagataaaaataatatttttaattttattaacgtGAGTTACATAATTACATAATAAATGATACgctaacatttaattaattttaacaatAGAAGTAGGGCAACCACTTTTAAAATGATATTTGCTTTTGAGGACTTGGACACATAACTCGTTACCTTTGGTGATAATGCCAATCcccaatttgaaaagaaaagatttgtTTGATCACGTAATCGACTTAATCCAGGGCCCCCGTTCTCCACAGGTTGACAAACAGAGTTCCATTCCACTAATGCGGGCTTTCTTGAATTAGTAGTAAAACCCCAAATGAAAGCACGAgcaattttttcaatttcattacacacttaaaattttattttatttgatacgGTTTAAAAAGTTTAAGATATAACTCatttgttaaagaaataaaatagaaatgcAAAATTAGAGATCTATGAGGGCGAAGTTCTGAAGGTGTTATACGGACCTTACCACACAAGTTGAATTCGTATTGGATTATGGGTCATTTAATCCTTAAAAATTACGTATAGTCAAAAAATCTCTTGTATTATTGTTTTCAATATTAgtgaattttctcctttttttacCTGTGATTTTTCTCGATAAGAGTTTTTCACATAAAATATGTatgttatttttcttttcttattgctTTGCAATTATTCCTACTACCATTATCAACGTATAATACAATAATAATCATGTTAATCtgcataaaacaaaataaaaggtaaaaagaaaatataaatcgcttaaaattaaattaattttatattattataagtgaactaaaataataaaatataataaaaacaatgaATTAAATTTGTATTGAGATACaaggcaatatatatatataaacacttCATTTAATAACCTTAATggtaatcaatttttttttaaaaaagtaactCTAATTCAATAAGCTTAGTTACCATTGTACAATTAACCTTCACATGTTTGAtacataataattaaaataaataattggaCTTTATAAAATATTGTAAAGTACACTTTAAAGTTAGCCCAAAGTTAATCTAAAActtcaaattttgttattttcatattgtCCTAAATAAAAAACTATAATTTGAACTGCCAAATTCGAAATTATgcatttcaaaaaaatattttaaatttttcaaaaaaatcttgAGTCGCAAGAAAACAATTAAATCGTAAATGTTTGGATTCTATTCAAAAATTCATTTCAAATTTACTCACTATTTTTCCTTCGGAAACAACTTTaacaaattcaatttaataaatattttttttttccttttcaggAAAGGGGTAGAGATAGTTAATAGATGAAGATTAATGATAACCAAATATTTTTGACATTAAGTCTGTCACCACTACAAAAATTAAGTAATTGCTTGGtcaaaatgaagaaaaaatgTCTGAGGGAACAGTTTTCTCAAAATTGTATTTCGAAGTtgtgatattaaatttaatcaaaatttttgtTATAATTAGAATTTATCATACAGAAAAATAATATAAtgcataaaatttatatatattttgtaaagtaattgagtatattgttttatttcttttaaatgttGAGAAATTACTTGAAtagataatttaattaaaatttttaagtggatAGTTTTTTTATATTAGGTGATaagttttttcttaaaaatagtattttaataataaatttgcaAAAACTGTATTGGGGTTACTCCTTATTAtagattttaatttttcaaaaaataatttatttatgcaATAACGATATGAGCAGATATTACTATTAGGCATAACAACTAAAGAACAAAATACAAAAGCAATTAGTTATGCAATTTGATTTTCACCTACGTTTTCAAGAGTTTACATATAGAGATAATTAACTATCTTTAATCCTCTACAAACAATGATTTAGGTCTTACTATTAACTAGTATAGCAACCTCACTTTTGCATCTAATATTTAAATCTCTCTCCATTAAATTCTCTCTTAATAACTTAATTAGTTTGTAAAACCAAGTGACCCACTTATTTTACTTACAACAATGCACTCTCAAAAGTAATTCTTAATGAATAGATTAAGTGCTAAACTCCCAGTACTCTCACATATATCATTGTTTTTGAACTTGCTAACATACGGATCAAATACAAACAAAATCCCCACTAAAGTAGCAATTAAATCAATATTTAGAATAtctcaataaaatttaagataattTAGAGATATCTAAAATAAGTTTTTAAGTTAGTTAATCTAATTTCAAGGAATTTAATTTGCTTGATTCAACCTGTAATGATTTGTTGTCCCAAATGATCAACCTTCAAAGATGGGCCAACACATTCATGAGATCAACAAAGTAAACTTGAAGAGTTCCAAACTCAGTTATAACTTTTTAGTATCACTGCTCTCATAACTACCTCATTTTTCGTACTTTCATCAATTGAGCAAGGCATatatgtagtttttttttttttgcatatttaTTCTAGTTTAATAGCTGGTGATTaattttactttcaaattttactGTTTGCTTGCTCGATCTAACAGGATCGAAAAAGTTTTTCATCGATTAAAACCAATGTTTTTAAAAACAGTCTGAAGAACGATTGAACTGTTTAATTCGTGATTTGATACACACTAATTGAATCTCAAGCTAAAAACCGATTGAACTAGTGGCTGGATTGATTGAGCCACTTTTctctatttttaataatttttatttattttatgaatttttaaaaaattatttgatcGAACCAAGAATTGATGGCCTAATCAGTTCGACCACTAATCtagttttgaaaactttgatcAAAACCATGAACCAAAAATGCTTACATTTGTACTAGAAATCTAAGatgagaggaagaagaaagaaaatatatatacatttaaaaagaaaaaaataatacttTTGTGTTGTTTGCCACATAATAGTTTTTAattgattatatttttaaatagacATAACAGTTTGACTAACACaacttgagaaaaataataatttaaataccaCTTGAgaccaaaataattaaatattaatatgaaaaaatagtataatttaaatactaatttgTAGGCTAAAACTAAAATATATTATGCTTGAATAATTTCTTACCAATTAATTATTCAAATctcttctataaaaaaattaattctaaaTATTGCAGCTAACAAATATGAGTATATTTGGATAGCACAAAACAATTGAACAAAGGTGTAATTATTAGGGTGATAATTACACTCTATTGTAATTACAAGGAATTGTAATTCCTTCAACATGTTTGGTTGACAATGTGTAATTACATTGTAATTCTTTATGTCATATCCGATAGTACAAATTGTAATTacacaattacataatttatatttttaaaatattaattactataaaattattagtatgataaaaatactaaacaagtaataaaaattaaaatcaaatcatcacATATATTATATTTGTCTAAAAAATAGTTGATAATAcgattattaataaaaaataacaagaacaacaagcatcatatgcaattttatctaatttttcTAGTGCCTGTTGGGCTATTccctttttaatatttaatatatgttcCTTATCATTATCTGTTGGTCTTTGACAGAATTCATTGTCATCTAAATTTAAATATGCATCATTATGATCATCATGTTCTTATTCTTCCATGGAGTCTTCGAAGTATAGATCATCTAATACCACCTATGATTGAAGTTATAAAATATCCAACATGCTAGTACGATCTAACCTTTTTTTTTATACTATACTAATGCGATTTTGCTAATATGTATTACATGTCTCAAATTAAAGAGTTTACGAGTTGCTTATGACACTTGTGTCTAGCACCATTCTCTCAAATGATATTATACTTCATGATATAGTGCAAGAAAATCTTTTGTATTTGCATAATTAACACCAAccttataatatttttagttCACAATCCAAATAATTTGTAACTTTAACTATGAATaacttatataaatttaatttgagaAAAGACTTATGCTAAGTTATATCAATTTTTATAATacgtaaattaaataaaaacaatataaaattgtcttttataaataagttatgaTAAAAAAACTATAATATTCGAACTTTGGAGATAATATTTGTAGTAGGCCAAATTTGCCCGACCCATATAAAAACCAAAAAAACAAACCAAAATTAAAAGCCCAACAAATATTATATCAGTCCCTTAAATACTTAAAGTCCAATTACATAACATAAGCCCAGTTGCATGACCCCATTACTAATACTTTAGTCCAATTACTAAAAGCAGGAGCCCTACAGCCCAAATATGAACACCCCGAATAGCCCAGAAATTTTAGAACCCTAGGGTTCCTTCCCATGCGCCGCAACCAGTATCCTCCTGACGCCACGCACGCTCCCGTGCGCACGCCAGCACCACCCCATACACCTCGTGCCAAGGGCCAACGCACAGCCTCCCTCATGCCACGCCCAAACCATCTGAGTGCGCACCCATACCTGCAAAAGAAAACAAACGAAAGCAGCAACAAGCCAATACAAAAGCAGAGGACAAAAATTGTTGTTTTCTTTAgttattcggctataaagcctttgATTTTCGATTGTAAAAGGGGGTACGCaaccaaaagaataaaaatacgGACAAAAAAACGAAGAATACGAACGCCTACACATTTTAGGCGAGATATATAAGCAATACAAAAAAAAGGTGATTTTCCAGATctgttttcttttaatttctcTTGAGGGGGTTCGCAAACTTGGCATGAACACATAAGGGTAACCCGAATCGACACCGATGAAAACCCAAACATCTAAAAAACGCTTGGATGTGGGTGAGGGTCGAACGgcgttaaaattttaatcaaatctTTTAAGTTCGTTTCTTTTTACGAATAGTATAGgatctaagtttttttttttaaaaaaaaaaggggaaaaggaGAAAGAGTGGTTACCGGATCTTTGGGGTTGAGGCTCCTACAGGCGAAAGTTAATCGTCATCCGCATCACTAGCCACCAAGCTGAGAGTGGTCTAATAGCTGCATAATAGACGAACCCTAACAGAGCAAAGGTctctccttttattttttatttatttcaactcaTGTTGCGTTTTGGGGAAGGAAAATGAATGGAATACAGAGCTTTAACCATTAAAGAAACGGCGCCTTTATGTTCTAAAAGGGAAATTTGTGCCAAAGGTCCTCCCCTTTCGCATGCACGTTCAATCGGGCCTTTTTTTAATTAGCTCCTTGATTTGCACGCATTTTCAATTTAGCCCATGGTAGTGCTGCGTTTTGGACTAGGGGATATTCCCATTTCGGATCCTCGCATAATCGAGCGCCTCATATACTGGTCTCTTTAACTATTTCATTTGTAAACCATTCTTATTACTTAAATTGGATTTCAAATAACTTGTTTCTccttcattttctttcattttttttttccttttaattcgtGTAACACTGGCTTATTCTTCTCTCAATAATTATACTGCCATATTTTATACACTGTTTTACATAAATGTTTTTTGTGTTTTGGCATACGTCattgtacaaacatatatatgtattttataataaAGTGCATTTTATTATTTGTGTATGATCaactttatgttattttattcatATAATGTCTTTTAAATTCAGTCTTAATTTTCAGTATAACATTATcccatatatatacctatatacgcaactatacatacatatatctatctatttattctcttttaaatttgtttggtttaaaactctctctctatatatatactttataataAGGTTACCTTTTTATGCACGTTATTAGTCTTACATTATGCTATATATAGTTTCTTTTAAATACATATTCTCATATTTTATTGTATAATCTCTCATAACAtagcttttaaattattatggtagATATATGTTTTTCTTAACGCCTCACGCTTAATCCATATTTatgttattaaatttatatatttatatacgtagttttctttatatatatatgagcaCGTTCTTAAAACTATTATCTaagttattataaaattaatttaaatatgcaTTGTATTTCTATGCTTTTACAAGTAATTATGTTTTTTTaagttatatatacatataatttatgGAACCATTATGTTTTTGAAGACTACATcgtattatacattttattattatcatttgtaAAATATTCTACACATATTTTGAATGGTTCGTACTATAAATCCCGCTTTTTAGGCCAATATTACTTGATGTTTTAATATGATATTCGATAAAGACATTGATtttataatatgtattttaaatgattaagtatatatttatagttttttAATAGATTCTAAAATGCATTAATTCATTAATTCATGAGTCGTATAAATATTTGGTTCATTAGGTCGTTTTTGTTTCGACATCGCCTTATACTATTTTGATTTTCGAATTCTATTTTGTTTCGCATATATTCTGTTGGTTGTTTTATATTGTAGCATATGTTATTATTACATGGTATTCATCCTATCGATATGTCAATTGttattcatacgtgattgaaattaggtcataatttttagattaattatatttaattacttattctGTTAGTCGATTAATATTCTTATTCATCAAGCATCGTACCATCCTACGTGCCTTTTACCCCATATCATCGTTTCCcttgatttttgaaatgtggttttataaaacccaaattttttacGATTAATGTCATTTTACTTCAAATTGAATTAACATGTTTTAAGtattcattcaaaaattcttcaaaacgaagacgggattcgatgtttggcaatttgcggaatcgtgccctaacgtgttgggttgcaattccGCGTTTGCTTgaaataatcgaatatcacttcaaaatttcactcacgACTTTTAAAATTCCCCAAAACGAAGACGAGGTTCcatgtttggcaattcgcggaatcgtgccctaacgtgttgggttgtaattttgcgtttgctcaaaataatcgggCTTCCCTTCAAAATTCCATTTATAtcttctaaaaatatttaaaacgaaGACAATATTCGGCGTTTGGCAatttgagaatcgagccctatcgtgctgggttgcgctttttcatttgtccaaaataatcgaatatctcttcGGAATTTTCACACGTATTTTATAAAGTAAGGCAATGGTCAATATTTGGGaattcgagaaatcgtaccctactgtgttgggtttcgatttttcgttggactaaatagttgagcatccttcTGTAATTCTCAAATTATATACTTTCAGACGTCGAAACAAGAAAGTTTGGCAACCAACTCGGATTACTCAAACGTTataaaaggaaccacatttcaCAAACTTTTAATTTAGACACAAGGACAGTATtaaatcgatttggtaccaatcttgggcgtaatgagggtgctaatcctttctcatgcgtaaccgactcccgaatccgttttctcaaaaattcgtagaccaaaatctttgttttagtaaactaaaatgttttattaaaataacctcattcttaggtgatccgatcacacccaaAAACAAAAGATCGGTAGCGACTCCACGTATTTGTTTTTCGAAAGTCGATtcccttttttttattaaatttaaaattttttaaaccaAAGGATGGTTTCGACAATATTATTGGGAGGGGCAACCATGAACCTTGAACATGAATCATAAAACAAACATGCAtaatatccaaaaaaaaaaacttataacaTTTTTAAATAAGTAATTGTTTTGCCaattgagtcttagctcgattgACATGAACATTGTTGCTAATGCAGGAGAATATAAGTTTGAGTGCACTGAAGCGTATTAccctcctatttatgagttggggAGGAGTTATAGGTAGTTCTAAACATTATTTTAAAAGAACAAATATGATtagaacctataatgagattgttaaaaaaagtatattattttataatatataacatggacatataaataaattatgtccatattttttatcataatttttataaataaatatattataacacttTTATAACATGTAAATTACTTTTTATAATAAACTTTTAGTCATAACtatataaaatacacaaattatttttataacatattattttttgaatttataatataataaaaatttataccataatcatttcaaacattcattcgtattcatgcttataatgtaatttttaacttatataaaataaattttaaaattaaatttaggtGTAATTATTTACATAATTACTTCAATTTTCACCATtccttaaaattaaaaaatataattagacTACTCTAATTAAATCCAATACGATAGGATGATTACTTAAATATGTCAACTTAGTACAATTACAAGCAATTTCACCTAGATTTAATGATTAGGTTACTTTCCAATCAGTAACGAAATAtgtttttatgtattttaatgtatttacataaataaattataaaatatgatagtaaaattaaaCAAAATGAGTACCTATTCCATTGAATTTCTACTTTAATGAAACATCAAATCAAACCGTAGTACCATGACAactattagaataataataaattcCACCCAATCAAACCAGCTGATAATTCAATGACTCTTCAATCCATAACACTAGAACAATAATTTCCACCTTTTTATTCAATGACAAATGAAAATTCACCAATTACTACCACCAAAACAAATACACCATTTACTTGACCTACGTTCATAAAGaatccaaaaattaaaatcaataaataaaacatattccAAGATGGACATGATCCAAATAGACGCAAATTCAAGAGCTAACACAAAATCAACCATAGCATTGAAATTATTAAATGAACCAACCAGGACACCGTGAAGGAAAATAGGATTTGAATTTTTAGTGAGCTTGTTTAATCTTGGATTCAATTATCACGTACCGGAATAAAACTCGTTCATGTGAAAATTGGTTAAATAAAGCTGGATCTCCAATTGCATGAGTCATCGTGTTTTTGTCAAATCATACACACACGTCGGGAGTTACACCATGCAAGGCCAAGCTCAAAAGTTTTCCAccaatattgaattccgatgtaCAGTCGTCGCCCATTCAAGGCAACAGCATTCTCTTTCTATTGCTCACCATAGTAGCAATGTGTTGAGCTCTTCTATAGCACCTATAGAGACATAAAAATCAAGACAAAAACTACATATATATTACAAGTATCctgaaaaaaattaaacatattcATTTCCAATACTGACACCCGAATCTGAGTAATCCATACGTACCCTTCAAACTTAGAAGGGAGCCTCAAGTGATTCGTCCCAAACTTCTGCACTTCCATTAGAGGCATCTTCGACATCTTCTTCCATTGAAAGCCGAATATATTCTCTATGTGCAAAACGGTCCCATTCCGTCAATGTAGGATTCTCACGTTCCTGTTATCCAAAGCTTGTAAAAATTTGCAAATGGTATACAAATACAATTTCTTTTTGAAGGTAAATATCAAACAAGTAAATATATAAGAGCTCACGTGTCACATTTACCTGACGAATGAGGAACGGGTCGCGAGATTCAAAGGCCATGAATTTGTTGAGATTGAAAAGGATATTGAAAGCATTTCCTGAAAGTTTAGAACCTTTTAGGTCACGCAATGTGATGCAGCTGTCATCCTACGAAGAAGAATATTTCTATGTCAAACATGTAAAACAGTTTTATCTTCATTAGTAGCAGTGAGTGTATACGAATGACAAGTCACAACATTCAATAAAAATTCAGCTCCTAATGGTCCAAACCAGCATATAGCAAAAAGTGGTCCACATTATAATTAGCTCAGAGGGTTAAATCTGATTAAATGATCTAATTGTAAAGCAGCCATGTAACCTGTTTCAAGATGAAGATGAAAAGACACGAACTAAACATTTTCCAGAAACCTGCCTTCCAGACAATTATTGTGTTATTATACCAGCATATATCTTAAGTTTGAAATTACAAGCAGGTCATAGCAGGGATGTACATCATCCATTTCCAGAAACATACTCGGATATTCACAAGACTAAATAGACAGAAAAAAGGAACAATGATAAAATGGCAAACCTCCGGTTTAATCATGTCCATTATCTGACATAAGATGTCCTCAAAGAACACAGGCTCTTGCGCCATGCATTCCATTCGATGCAACTGCTCCTCATAAAAAAATTGCATTTCATTACGTGTTAGAACTCCATTGCCATCCAAATCTATACACTTTAACctacagcaaaaaaaaaaatttctgaaTTACTGGCTAGTAATGGCATGATTCCCCTCCCCACCC
Above is a genomic segment from Gossypium arboreum isolate Shixiya-1 chromosome 8, ASM2569848v2, whole genome shotgun sequence containing:
- the LOC108481951 gene encoding uncharacterized protein LOC108481951 encodes the protein MDPPAPPSTHSRVLEINLVSAEDLTPVSKNMKTYAVVWVKPDEKLSTGVDQKGGTDPIWNDPFKFKVDEKFLNSEDATIAVEIYAAAWVKDALVGSVNVLINDIFHLRSVADAKSNDSARRTVTLQIRRPSGRPQGILKMEVALVDSSMRSTPQVEDPKPEPTIHGGGGSVHENHETNANISSELTAEENYEKRPQGSIFKCGSGSSGSEVKCNGGSMVNGDSLCNSDVGPSASVVAAAIAKGLYQPPGNNQPETKETSKISEWTKKEREEELSKKLERWRSEIPPQAVKSRRRSRKKRSGRGIKLFSCFGNTFQFEISINFGSKKKRSNGNNGSGDGNNNKICHLGSINDINTKSVA